CAGAACAAGGCTGAGGAAAACAAAGCCATTATTAAAAACTACTACAAAGCATAGGCTTATGAATTCAATACTCACATTGGTAGGTGCAGGCCCGGGTGATCCCGAATTGATCACGCTAAAGGCCATCAATGCCCTGAAAATTGCAGATGTCATACTTTATGATGCATTGGTAGATGAATCACTTTTGGAATACGCTTCGCAAAACTGCCTGAAGGTTTTTGTGGGCAAAAGAGCCGGAAAGGCCTGTCACAAGCAGGAAGATATCAATTCTGCTATCCTGAAATACGGCAAGATGTTTCAGAATGTAGTACGTCTGAAAGGCGGAGACCCCTTTATTTTCGGCAGGGGCTTTGAAGAGCTGGAACTGGCGAAAGAAGCGGGTATGGAAGTGCGTTTTGTGCCCGGAATCTCCAGCAGTACCTCACTGGCCGGACTGAACAATATCCCTCTCACCTCTCGTGGTGTAAGCGATAGCTTCTGGGTGATCACCGGAACTAAAAGTAACCTCGATCTCAGCTCTGACCTTTTGCTGGCCGCACAGTCCAATGCTACGGTGGTTGTGCTCATGGGGTTGAACAAGCTGAAAAGAATTGCACAAATATTTGAAGCGCAGGGCAAACAGGACATGCCGGTTACCGTGATTCAGAATGGTTCTACTTCAGAAGAAAAAACCGCCATTGGGAGAATCAGTGATATTGTAAAAAAAGTACGGGAAAAACGCATTGGCACTCCTGCCGTGATTATCATCGGTCCGGTGGTGGAGCTTTATTCCAATTTGGAACAAAAAGAAAAAGCAGCTGTTTTAGAACGCTTTAATTCAAAAAAACATGACTGATTCTCAAAACCAGCTTTTCCCGATTTTCACCAAGATCCACCAGCTTAATTTGCTGATTGTGGGGGGCGGCAATGTGGCAGAGGAAAAACTGCATTTTTTGCTGAAAAACAGTTCTGCTGCGCAAGCTACGCTCATTGCCCCGCAGATAAAAGCAGAAATAAGAGCGCTTGCTGAAAAGTATGGAAATGTAAAGCTTATTCAGCGAAAAATTGAGGACAAAGACCTGAAAAACAGGGATTTGATTCTGGTAGGTACCGATGATGCTGTACTGAATAAAAGACTGTGGGAAGTAGCAAAAGTTGAAAAGACATTGGTAAATGTGGCAGATACTCCCCACCTTTGCGACTTTTACCTTGGTTCCGTAGTCACCAAGGGGGATTTAAAAATAGCCATATCGACCAACGGCAAGTCACCGACATTTGCCAAGCGATTCAGGATGGTGTTGGAAGAAATACTACCGGATGAATTGCCGGAAATTATTAATCAACTGAAAAGCATACGCGATCAGTTGAAAGGAGATTTTAATCACAAAGTAAAAAGACTCAATGAAATCACAGCCGGACTTATCGAAAAGAATTAAGAATATCGACCTGGAGGCGCTTAACAAAAAATACGAGCCGCTGACTGCTATAGAGCGAATCAAGGAGCTGTACAAGGATTTCAATATGGATGATGTATTGTTGACTTCTTCCTTTGCTGCCAATTCGGCCTTTTTTCTGCATTTGTTCAGCACTGCCACCAACAGTGCGCAGAAAATCCATTTTATAGATACTACTTATCACTTTCCGGAAACCCTGGAATATAAAAAGCTTCTGACTGATAAGTACAATCTCAGGGTCATCGATCTCAAGCCCGAAAAATGGCTGAATGAATTTACCCAAAAGGATGAAACCTGGAAGAAAAATCCCGATTACTGCTGCTCGATCAATAAGGTGGAACCACTGAAAGCTATCACAGAACAGTACAATGTTTGGGCTTCTGGGCTGATGCGTTCACAAAATGAGCACCGCAAAGGCCTCAGGGTTTTTGAGTTTAAAAATGGAATCCTGCGCTTC
This genomic window from Chitinophagales bacterium contains:
- a CDS encoding bifunctional precorrin-2 dehydrogenase/sirohydrochlorin ferrochelatase, translating into MTDSQNQLFPIFTKIHQLNLLIVGGGNVAEEKLHFLLKNSSAAQATLIAPQIKAEIRALAEKYGNVKLIQRKIEDKDLKNRDLILVGTDDAVLNKRLWEVAKVEKTLVNVADTPHLCDFYLGSVVTKGDLKIAISTNGKSPTFAKRFRMVLEEILPDELPEIINQLKSIRDQLKGDFNHKVKRLNEITAGLIEKN
- a CDS encoding phosphoadenylyl-sulfate reductase — encoded protein: MKSQPDLSKRIKNIDLEALNKKYEPLTAIERIKELYKDFNMDDVLLTSSFAANSAFFLHLFSTATNSAQKIHFIDTTYHFPETLEYKKLLTDKYNLRVIDLKPEKWLNEFTQKDETWKKNPDYCCSINKVEPLKAITEQYNVWASGLMRSQNEHRKGLRVFEFKNGILRFYPIIDITSEQRNAYIKEHKLVFHPLVKEGYDSIGCKHCTIKGAGREGRWVGLAKNECGLHI
- the cobA gene encoding uroporphyrinogen-III C-methyltransferase codes for the protein MNSILTLVGAGPGDPELITLKAINALKIADVILYDALVDESLLEYASQNCLKVFVGKRAGKACHKQEDINSAILKYGKMFQNVVRLKGGDPFIFGRGFEELELAKEAGMEVRFVPGISSSTSLAGLNNIPLTSRGVSDSFWVITGTKSNLDLSSDLLLAAQSNATVVVLMGLNKLKRIAQIFEAQGKQDMPVTVIQNGSTSEEKTAIGRISDIVKKVREKRIGTPAVIIIGPVVELYSNLEQKEKAAVLERFNSKKHD